A genomic region of Metopolophium dirhodum isolate CAU chromosome 1, ASM1992520v1, whole genome shotgun sequence contains the following coding sequences:
- the LOC132933736 gene encoding uncharacterized protein LOC132933736 has protein sequence MFSFIMQIFLTMVFQLALLVRIINGQYRLNDERKFVNKYKPHYHDEELVELLYDVNDLLLPNPNHESTEIAVLHKENLSNLPFPSVGINGLVRHGYVFYKEEDEKIYNTKFIEASKMADDIFSEWKNQSLMSDLLMH, from the exons ATGTTTAGTTTTataatgcaaatatttttaacaatggtGTTTCAATTAGCTTTATTAGTCCGGAtaata aaCGGGCAATATAGGTTGAATGATGAaagaaaatttgtaaataaatataaacctcATTATCATGACGAAGAACTGGTTGAATTGTTATATGACGTAAATGATCTCTTATTGCCCAAC CCAAATCACGAGTCTACCGAAATTGCTGTCCTTCATAAggagaatttatcaaatttaccGTTTCCTTCAGTTGGCATAAATGGATTGGTGCGGCACGGGTACGTCTTCTACAAGGAGGAagacgaaaaaatatataatacaaagttCATCGAAGCGTCGAAAATGGCTGACGACATTTTTTCAGAG TGGAAAAA TCAGAGTCTGATGAGTGATTTACTAATGCATTAG
- the LOC132935433 gene encoding uncharacterized protein LOC132935433 translates to MNNDDRPYAVFSLAMTAYRASNEPERKKYDRMEVPHLDLRECCMSLFEIVDLNAENDNFDPSGDRTSVFAKVVQADNERMERFNDICAVAAYYGHINCLRVAHEMGCPWDVTTCNNAAHEGHLECLVYAQEMDCPWDATTCMNAAKAGHLDCIVYARSNGCLWDEQTCSMAAGSGHLEVLEYARDNGCPWDGTTCSEAAKHGQIRCLAYAHINECPWDEETCSLAAGSGHVKVLEYMYDNGCPRGKTACSKAAQYGHLDCLVYLHSTECPWDDDTPRSAAAGGHLDCLAYALNNGCEWTESTCSAAAEAGHMDCLIYAHEQGCSWDEATCAAAANSGQIDCLAYAHNNGCPWDKTTCSMAAGSGHLQALMYARENNCPWDESVCAEAAKGGQIDCLVYAHNNGCPWDESTCSMAARSGQIWILLYARQNGCAWDETACSEAALNGKLDCLVFLNRNGCPWDYSTTQSASAGGHLDCLAYAWDNGCEWDSSACTMAARRGHIDCLVYAFVNECPWDELTFSHAAAGGHIKVLEFLRENGCPWDETTCSEAAIYGRLECLMYLHSNGCPWDDNTPASAAAGGHMDCLIYARENGCEWTETTCAAAAQEGHLDCLIYAHSNGCLWDEQTYSMAAGNGHLRVLEYARENGCPWDETVCSEAADNGMLDCLVFLHRNGCPWDVETPRSAAFSGHLDCLTYAHEQGCPWDSFTCSDAAKSGHIHCLRYAHEQGCPWNEVTCADAADSGNLDCLKYAHENGCPWDNTTYTNAMSASELGDSACLNYFLQNSSFLI, encoded by the coding sequence ATGAATAACGACGACAGACCGTACGCCGTGTTCAGTCTGGCCATGACGGCGTACCGCGCCAGTAACGAACCTGAGCGGAAAAAGTATGACAGGATGGAGGTGCCACACTTGGACTTGCGTGAATGTTGCATGTCACTGTTCGAAATCGTTGATCTAAACGCGGAAAACGACAATTTTGACCCGAGTGGTGACAGGACGTCCGTGTTCGCCAAGGTGGTGCAGGCCGACAACGAACGCATGGAACGGTTCAATGACATCTGTGCAGTTGCCGCGTATTACGGGCACATAAATTGCCTGAGGGTCGCCCACGAGATGGGCTGCCCCTGGGATGTGACGACCTGCAATAATGCGGCCCACGAGGGACACCTGGAGTGCTTGGTTTACGCGCAGGAGATGGATTGCCCCTGGGACGCGACGACGTGCATGAACGCGGCCAAAGCGGGACACCTGGATTGCATCGTATACGCACGCAGTAATGGTTGTTTATGGGACGAACAGACGTGTAGCATGGCGGCGGGCAGCGGCCACCTCGAGGTACTGGAGTACGCGCGAGACAACGGATGTCCATGGGACGGGACGACGTGCAGCGAGGCAGCAAAGCATGGCCAAATCAGGTGTCTTGCGTACGCCCACATTAACGAATGTCCTTGGGACGAAGAGACATGCAGCTTGGCGGCAGGCAGTGGCCACGTCAAGGTACTCGAGTACATGTACGACAACGGCTGTCCACGAGGCAAAACTGCATGCTCCAAGGCCGCCCAGTACGGCCATCTGGATTGTCTTGTGTACCTACACAGTACCGAGTGCCCTTGGGACGACGATACTCCTCGGTCGGCTGCGGCCGGTGGCCATCTGGACTGCTTGGCATATGCGTTGAACAACGGGTGCGAGTGGACCGAATCAACTTGCTCCGCGGCGGCGGAGGCGGGCCACATGGATTGCCTGATATACGCACATGAACAAGGATGTTCTTGGGACGAAGCAACGTGTGCGGCCGCAGCGAACAGTGGCCAAATTGACTGCCTGGCATACGCACATAATAATGGATGTCCGTGGGACAAGACGACGTGCAGCATGGCGGCGGGAAGCGGCCATCTCCAGGCACTCATGTACGCCCGAGAAAACAACTGTCCATGGGACGAATCTGTGTGCGCCGAGGCAGCGAAAGGTGGCCAAATCGACTGTCTGGTGTACGCACACAATAATGGGTGTCCGTGGGATGAGTCGACATGTAGCATGGCGGCGAGAAGTGGCCAAATCTGGATACTGTTGTACGCGCGACAGAACGGCTGCGCGTGGGATGAAACGGCGTGCTCCGAGGCAGCGTTGAATGGCAAGCTGGACTGCCTCGTGTTCCTGAACAGAAACGGGTGCCCCTGGGACTACAGTACTACCCAATCGGCCTCGGCTGGTGGACATCTAGACTGCCTGGCGTATGCGTGGGACAACGGGTGCGAGTGGGACTCGTCTGCGTGCACAATGGCCGCGAGACGTGGGCACATCGATTGCCTGGTATACGCGTTTGTTAATGAATGCCCGTGGGACGAGCTGACGTTCAGCCATGCGGCGGCCGGTGGCCACATCAAGGTACTAGAGTTCTTGCGAGAAAACGGATGTCCTTGGGACGAGACAACGTGCTCCGAGGCAGCGATATACGGTAGACTGGAGTGCCTTATGTACCTGCACAGTAACGGTTGCCCGTGGGACGACAACACGCCCGCGTCGGCCGCGGCTGGTGGGCATATGGACTGCTTGATATACGCGAGGGAAAACGGGTGCGAGTGGACCGAAACTACGTGCGCCGCTGCGGCGCAGGAGGGCCACTTGGACTGCCTGATATACGCTCACAGTAACGGGTGTTTGTGGGACGAGCAGACATACAGCATGGCGGCGGGTAACGGCCACCTAAGGGTACTCGAATACGCGCGAGAAAACGGATGTCCCTGGGATGAAACGGTGTGCTCCGAGGCCGCGGACAACGGCATGCTGGACTGCCTTGTGTTCCTGCACAGAAATGGATGTCCCTGGGACGTCGAAACGCCTCGGTCGGCCGCGTTCAGTGGGCATCTGGATTGCCTGACATACGCGCACGAGCAAGGGTGCCCGTGGGACTCGTTTACGTGCTCCGACGCCGCGAAGAGCGGCCACATACATTGCCTGCGGTACGCGCACGAGCAAGGGTGTCCCTGGAACGAAGTCACGTGTGCCGACGCTGCGGACAGTGGCAACCTCGATTGTCTCAAGTATGCCCACGAAAATGGGTGTCCATGGGATAATACAACGTACACCAATGCGATGAGTGCGTCGGAACTTGGAGACTCTGCGTGTTTGAACTACTTCCTTCAGAACTCAAGTTTTCtcatttga